A region of Arabidopsis thaliana chromosome 5, partial sequence DNA encodes the following proteins:
- a CDS encoding zinc knuckle (CCHC-type) family protein (zinc knuckle (CCHC-type) family protein; FUNCTIONS IN: zinc ion binding, nucleic acid binding; INVOLVED IN: biological_process unknown; CONTAINS InterPro DOMAIN/s: Zinc finger, CCHC-type (InterPro:IPR001878); BEST Arabidopsis thaliana protein match is: zinc ion binding;nucleic acid binding (TAIR:AT4G06479.1); Has 12 Blast hits to 12 proteins in 6 species: Archae - 0; Bacteria - 0; Metazoa - 0; Fungi - 2; Plants - 7; Viruses - 0; Other Eukaryotes - 3 (source: NCBI BLink).), producing the protein MSSSKGSNTVSLLHSVNVPNLENSAPSSSTDDESLFVAMNDQFMAEDSDSTESDTSIESDPSDVWKLFAVPTENATEEQVNDSLNNMLTQFYVPSTDEEGSFGVPNLGTIGEHGLKLEELNADLFDVPVIHANGAFGAMNEYGANDEYEMLMLMGNNKEDENEAIENELEHAIDQLIAECAQDFGLIGEKGGGNGNDGGDSSSDSFESLTLEPKSPSVINISSDSSQPIVMMLNPSKPESCWEIEMFKGDEPSEEEGRGRWDPMLLEQELNHEYLMNRLKLDEERSKEKMAQRIVGVNLHPLRIGYGINSKVKPRIRATARKSVRRKLPTPAKRPWEICGYIDHPTEQCLHPPQAMPYMVDCAKCYSCGGVGHVSMYCPYLAPNAGEGSSRDALVFMGKGETSHERRHEGDSKTFVKMSEEFVGDRMRKSCLNAWPIDRMCPESTKPAKGKDGQEWARMGKDGKSWACRGRNFPCRVQNRHVWTPHLRCLAAQVTNLGAKVGLVLEPKLAESWSRS; encoded by the exons ATGTCGTCTAGCAAAGGAAGCAACACCGTTAGTCTATTGCACAGTGTTAATGTGCCCAATCTTGAGAACTCCGCTCCGTCAAGCAGTACTGACGATGAAAGTTTGTTTGTGGCCATGAATGATCAGTTTATGGCAGAAGATAGTGATTCCACTGAGTCTGACACATCGATTGAATCAGATCCGTCAGATGTTTGGAAA TTATTTGCGGTGCCAACCGAGAACGCGACTGAGGAACAAGTGAATGATAGTCTGAACAATATGTTGACGCAATTCTATGTGCCATCGACGGATGAGGAGGGAAGCTTTGGTGTTCCGAATCTGGGAACTATTGGCGAGCATGGGTTAAAGTTGGAAGAATTGAATGCAGACTTGTTCGATGTACCAGTAATCCACGCAAATGGTGCGTTTGGTGCGATGAATGAGTATGGGGCCAACGACGAGTATGAAATGCTAATGCTTATGGGaaataacaaagaagatgagaatgaAGCCATAGAGAATGAGTTAGAGCACGCGATCGATCAGTTGATAGCTGAGTGTGCTCAAGATTTTGGTCTGATCGGGGAAAAAGGAGGAGGAAATGGGAACGATGGGGGTGATTCCTCATCGGACTCATTTGAGTCATTGACGCTAGAGCCTAAGAGTCCGAGTGTGATCAACATCTCATCGGACAGTTCGCAACCCATTGTGATGATGCTGAATCCCAGCAAGCCGGAATCATGTTGGGAGATTGAGATGTTTAAGGGAGATGAgccaagtgaagaagaaggaagaggaaggtGGGATCCGATGCTGCTTGAACAGGAACTAAACCACGAGTATTTAATGAATCGTTTAAAACTTGATGAAGAAAGGTCGAAAGAAAAGATG GCCCAAAGGATCGTTGGAGTAAATCTGCATCCACTTCGGATCGGATATGGGATTAATTCCAAGGTTAAGCCCAGAATACGGGCAACGGCGAGGAAGTCAGTTAGAAGGAAGTTACCCACTCCGGCTAAGCGTCCGTGGGAGATATGTGGCTATATAGATCATCCGACTGAGCAGTGCTTGCATCCACCACAGGCTATGCCTTATATGGTTGATTGCGCCAAGTGTTACTCTTGTGGAGGAGTGGGACATGTGTCCATGTATTGCCCGTACCTTGCGCCGAATGCGGGCGAAGGATCCTCGAG GGATGCCCTCGTTTTTATGGGTAAG GGAGAAACAAGCCATGAACGTAGACATGAAGGAGATtcaaaaacctttgtaaaaaTGTCAGAAGAATTCGTGGGG GACCGAATGAGAAAAAGTTGCCTTAATGCATGGCCAATTGACCGCATGTGCCCAGAAAGTACCAAACCGGCAAAAGGCAAAGATGGGCAAGAATGGGCACGAATGGGCAAAGATGGGAAAAGTTGGGCATGCCGCGGGAGAAATTTCCCCTGCAGGGTGCAGAACCGACATGTGTGGACACCTCACTTGCGGTGCCTTGCGGCTCAAGTCACCAATCTTGGAGCCAAAGTCGGCTTAGTTTTGGAGCCGAAGTTGGCTGAGTCTTGGAGCCGAAGCTGA
- a CDS encoding inhibitor/lipid-transfer protein/seed storage 2S albumin superfamily protein (DUF784) (LOCATED IN: endomembrane system; CONTAINS InterPro DOMAIN/s: Protein of unknown function DUF784, Arabidopsis thaliana (InterPro:IPR008502); BEST Arabidopsis thaliana protein match is: Protein of unknown function (DUF784) (TAIR:AT5G34887.1); Has 124 Blast hits to 122 proteins in 3 species: Archae - 0; Bacteria - 0; Metazoa - 0; Fungi - 0; Plants - 124; Viruses - 0; Other Eukaryotes - 0 (source: NCBI BLink).), whose protein sequence is MSKFKPQTTTLFIVVVLVCAFVPAFSVEEAEANLLWNTCLVKITLKCALDIIAAVLKNGTMPDPCYNDLVKERKVCHNTLIKYIADKPMLIAHETEYLKKSDDLWKHCVSISKSA, encoded by the coding sequence ATGTCTAAATTTAAGCCTCAGACTACTACGCTATTCATTGTTGTAGTTTTGGTGTGTGCATTTGTTCCAGCTTTCTCAGtcgaagaagctgaagcaaatTTATTATGGAATACTTGTCTTGTTAAAATCACTCTTAAGTGTGCGTTAGATATAATTGCTGCTGTCTTAAAAAATGGAACAATGCCTGATCCTTGTTACAACGATCTcgtcaaagaaagaaaagtgtgTCACAATACgcttattaaatatattgcaGATAAACCCATGTTAATTGCTCACGAAACAGAatacttgaagaagagtgatgaCTTGTGGAAACATTGTGTCTCAATCTCCAAAAGTGCTTGA
- a CDS encoding inhibitor/lipid-transfer protein/seed storage 2S albumin superfamily protein (DUF784) (Protein of unknown function (DUF784); FUNCTIONS IN: molecular_function unknown; INVOLVED IN: biological_process unknown; LOCATED IN: endomembrane system; CONTAINS InterPro DOMAIN/s: Protein of unknown function DUF784, Arabidopsis thaliana (InterPro:IPR008502); BEST Arabidopsis thaliana protein match is: Protein of unknown function (DUF784) (TAIR:AT5G34887.1); Has 30201 Blast hits to 17322 proteins in 780 species: Archae - 12; Bacteria - 1396; Metazoa - 17338; Fungi - 3422; Plants - 5037; Viruses - 0; Other Eukaryotes - 2996 (source: NCBI BLink).), with translation MAKFNSQITTLFIVVALVCGFVPAFSVEEAEANLLWNTCLVKITPKCALDIIVVVFENGTMPDPCCNDLVKEGKVCHDTLIKYIADKPMLIAHETEYLKKSVDLSKHCVSISKSA, from the coding sequence ATGGCTAAATTTAACTCTCAGATTACTACGCTATTCATTGTTGTAGCTTTGGTGTGTGGATTTGTTCCAGCTTTCTCAGtcgaagaagctgaagcaaatTTATTGTGGAATACTTGTCTTGTTAAAATCACTCCTAAGTGTGCGTTAGATATAATTGTTGTTGTCTTCGAAAATGGAACAATGCCTGATCCTTGTTGCAACGATCTCgtcaaagaaggaaaagtgtGTCACGATACgcttattaaatatattgcaGATAAACCCATGTTAATTGCTCACGAAACAGAatacttgaagaagagtgtTGACTTGTCGAAACATTGTGTCTCAATCTCCAAAAGTGCTTGA